The proteins below come from a single Cannabis sativa cultivar Pink pepper isolate KNU-18-1 chromosome 3, ASM2916894v1, whole genome shotgun sequence genomic window:
- the LOC133036228 gene encoding uncharacterized protein LOC133036228: MWESLNTKKNGELIHLNLIFIDEQENLIHATITKTLVPRFKNLLNEGSLYSVKGFKVVKSTGEYRPLSNEYRIIFVVGTSLMNSVTSKITLWGDLGKMFEPKLYKKNNGPVIVIVTSTTIKNFKGKVSYSTTTASKIYINLKTDYVASLVEKFSTISNGVEVIEKSTVNKISPEEEMFLNRMSIEELLKTDWNPQLKEYFLTVRVKITEIDNTFGWYKIHIKVEDKTAETTLVIFNDIAENLLNTAANKLFKQKTNDVPTEILSLCGREFVYKLKLNTNNLKYGHENFTVSKVFNLNEKLEEQDELKKIKDNKEKNNNTNEENGNENRKELHFKDITTAKDLEDSDEDYHHSISLKKNRKNIIIEDDSDDENMNYSD; the protein is encoded by the exons ATGTGGGAATCTCTTAACACTAAGAAAAATGGAGAATTGATTCACCTCAACTTGATTTTTATTGATGAGCaa GAAAATCTAATCCATGCCACCATCACAAAAACTTTAGTTCCTAGGTTTAAGAACCTACTGAATGAAGGCTCCTTGTATAGTGTCAAGGGTTTCAAGGTTGTCAAAAGCACAGGGGAATATAGACCACTTTCCAATGAGTATAGGATTATTTTTGTGGTTGGAACTTCTCTCATGAA TTCGGTGACATCAAAGATTACTTTGTGGGGAGATTTGGGGAAGATGTTCGAACCAAAATTATACAAGAAGAATAATGGCCCTGTGATTGTGATTGTAACTTCAACaactattaaaaattttaaag GTAAAGTTAGTTACTCTACGACAACTGCCAGCAAAATATACATAAATCTGAAAACAGATTATGTAGCATCATTAGTAGAAAAATTTTCTACCATCTCCAATGGTGTTGAAGTCATAGAGAAGTCGACTGTGAATAAAATTTCACCTGAGGAAGAGATGTTCCTTAACAGGATGAGCATTGAAGAACTCTTAAAGACTGATTGGAATCCTCAACTTAAG GAATATTTTCTTACTGTGAGGGTAAAAATAACAGAAATAGACAACACATTTGGATG gtacaaaatacatataaaagttGAGGACAAGACTGCAGAGACAACTTTGGTGATATTTAATGATATAGCTGAGAACTTACTTAACACAGCAGCAAACAAGTTGTTTAAACAAAAAACCAATGATGTTCCAACAGAAATTCTAAGTCTTTGTGGCAGAGAGTTTGTTTACAAGTTGAAGTTGAATACGAATAATTTGAAATATGGACATGAGAACTTTACAGTGTCAAAGGTTTTCAATCTAAATGAGAAATTAGAAGAGCAAGATGAgttgaagaaaataaaagataataag gaaaaaaataataatactaatgaagaaaatgggaatgaaaatcGAAAGGAGTTACATTTCAAAGACATAACTACTGCAAAAGATTTAGAAGACTCTGATGAAGATTATCATCATAGcatttctcttaaaaaaaatagaaaaaacataATTATTGAAGATGATAGTGACGATGAAAATATGAATTATAGCGATTGA